A window of the Microplitis mediator isolate UGA2020A chromosome 5, iyMicMedi2.1, whole genome shotgun sequence genome harbors these coding sequences:
- the LOC130668780 gene encoding uncharacterized protein LOC130668780 isoform X13, with protein sequence MGQYSSAHVTLNLNVHPAFVSIIGHTSPPPPAPSSGHLQQQQQQQDNSPPRGPRTLLLRRSENGFGFTLRHFIVYPPESCCMLPGHERTKIEEPMDTIFVKQVRANSPAAEAGLRTGDRVVSVDGVPTRGEQYASVVQRIQQAEPWLRLLVVSKEDDILQRYFGDTAHNPETNQRPARLRSPDKILQKQRRSMSMIPGPSSRTRQSWICQTLPSSENQGTAGSSYRLREDTFKDQSANKMTTSVPNIQRRPLTEARNHESIYGRTDDRSQRRSLPQQQDIIDPMGQVYRSPPDARFDLYDRTRSESIYSRPSSEQIYDRIKDPIYERVRPDLNTFSKSLDHQYPMSRAEPQVPIYRPGRRVVTRRASEGSGPINDSEGSGGVGGGQMAYSNNDGFKSGDPGSRLSVESRQDSSPVSKDSSISSSYDSTSTLTGNECSDDSIMTRLRKSFEQKEEFLRRPSHPIGWLLPDEMTRINQCQGVIQREFYARPQKLQRQVWPPSEQQNQQQVIDTAHHQTLNRNNTLERIKNNKPSNQNLQRVRNDMVEVGSDVTNSNDVKNGEREGAQAIRDKFYSSLYDTNNQYGKENNFNNYPTSKTVVNNESPSRNTPNSSPRNTSNNKNTFITTLSRIHENVTSLAQQQQQQQQQQQQHQQQQQQQHQHQQQQQQQQSCHELRNGTSSLPSSPGPDKKTPDKFPVPPQGLQIVSRRAKQFESGRLLSDDDEPTSDRTNLYKSELSRLSNKRSVPNVAVRKREFESKAESHETRRITANRESKSLDSGKGLSGNRIIPIGSKYIHCEPPSGYRDDKVVYIVETPAMDMEPVRLRARSNSAESWEAVNGGTTRRGVRHTWQTEPEDPEGETRNSKAKRQDSYLQAVRNHLDRESHVIQQRERTTEESKIMEPNSVYPSALSEVISRTTPSSMPTVTISPPQPVRPNQLPIPNPLRPLDSRESSFNHQHLSSDQQNVDDQESTGTTLAPGSNPTSNDVVLRRQKNSQLSDEERATRRVSYLKATWGERMHVDSDLELSDTESVVQAIRSIHRRWRPPLFPSDITPLRRIFEDVTQAASLHRHYHRNSIANTHSSTACSAGTPKDVEPVEREGSLHVKFTVLDGKRSTDRSWKQVWGVLRGPILYFYKDRHTQSPSATSDSDVGQHVDVRCSLVDVADDYTKRKHVFRVANTSAEVLLQTDDAASMALWLRALHKHAAAEKPSDGNSSTTKQQAVPQTPGPTTPSSGSPAGGQRLSPLPGHKGIRKLTSFRNRSPTGQSPVNKTRKPSQTVEPLQSPKSKTWKGRVAKQLRKMHGQAGSPSSPTAQLQPEGATFKVPLELCPVSSFSEFVPLIVEMCTSIVEARGLEVIGIYRVPGNTAAISQLTESVNKGFENINLQDPRWSDVNVISSLLKSFFRQLPDSLLTAELYPMFIDADKIEDPQRRMATIRKLLRDLPEHHFETLKYLMFHLKKVVEHSEVNKMEAKNLAIVFGPTLVRASGSRDNMVTMVTDMSHQCRIVESLLNNVDWFFCEEDLDDLSRLSVNLSLPADGSEVETSNTNHNLLLNNIQKVEGMREMVSAKDIVSSIISAANRKIQRRRKGQEEQESEDHEDEKTKGKQDESLGVIRQSMALNERQCSVSEMVLMHENKNQPNHTNENIDRNTVISSENTSPLNSSSISSRSMYPGSPVNQQQEQQHQQQQQQQQQSQQLSTTSLSLDSSRLSSDVGSGSLDTVSTISNLSNETKQSNDEVAIRTYAGLSATTQERIRRFEQETKAMLQRDQHRQRREAEKREEERRRIEMEWQLAKREMENDDILDGIIDTAVGTPYLTDRMSNLNDRLAERSSVDSNGTDSHRSKSTTRLTPLSIAVQQQPTARQKAQATNQLTNIIGDKINNGIIKKFKTDKESSVESLAPTRYGSLDSLHEVHTSPSPSHQTRGISGDISDDGTQQPRVFGASYRPIYTVLQAPVAPPRRHRPHNHPNPVPSPTPQPPPALQHHPHHHHHRYNSPSQGCQSQGSGPGRPPRL encoded by the exons ATCGGCCATACATCACCCCCACCACCTGCACCATCTTCTGGTCATCtacagcagcaacaacaacagcaagaTAATTCACCACCACGCGGACCACGTACACTCTTACTACGACGCAGCGAAAATGGATTTGGATTTACCCTTCGTCACTTTATCGTCTATCCGCCCGAGTCCTGCTGT atgctGCCAGGACACGAGCGGACAAAAATCGAAGAGCCAATGGACACAATTTTCGTAAAACAAGTACGAGCAAATTCACCAGCAGCAGAAGCAGGCCTTCGAACTGGAGATCGTGTCGTATCAGTGGACGGTGTGCCAACTCGTGGCGAGCAGTACGCAAGTGTCGTTCAGCGAATCCAGCAAGCAGAACCTTGGCTCAGACTACTAGTTGTTTCTAAAGAAGACGATATATTACAAAGg tactTCGGTGATACTGCGCACAATCCAGAGACAAATCAACGACCAGCACGACTACGTTCTCCCgacaaaatattacaaaaacaACGTAGGTCGATGAGTATGATTCCTGGACCGTCATCAAGAACAAGACAATCTTGGATTTGCCAAACACTTCCTAGCTCTGAAAATCAAGGTACTGCAGGTTCTTCGTATCGATTACGCGAGGATACATTTAAAGATCAATCGGCAAATAAAATGACGACATCAGTACCAAATATTCAACGACGGCCATTAACAGAAGCACGTAATCATGAAAGTATTTATGGTCGTACTGACGATCGTAGTCAAAGAAGATCATTACCACAGCAGCAAGATATTATTGATCCGATGGGACAGGTTTATCGATCACCACCTGACGCAAGATTCGATTTATACGATCGTACACGTTCTGAGTCGATATACTCACGACCAAGTAGCGAGCAAATCTACGACAGGATCAAGGATCCAATTTACGAGCGAGTTAGACCagatttaaatacatttagtAAGTCGCTGGATCATCAGTATCCCATGTCTCGGGCTGAACCACAAGTACCAATTTACCGGCCTGGAAGACGCGTTGTTACAAGACGCGCAAGTGAAGGTAGTGGTCCAATAAATGATTCAGAAGGGAGTGGGGGAGTAGGAGGAGGACAGATGGCTTATAGTAATAACGATGGATTTAAATCTGGTGATCCAGGATCAAGATTAAGTGTGGAATCAAGGCAAGATTCGTCACCGGTTAGTAAAGATAGCAGTATATCTTCTTCTTACGATTCAACTTCAACGCTGACGGGTAATGAATGTTCAGATGATTCTATTATGACGAGACTGAGAAAGAGTTTTGAACAAAAGGAAGAATTTTTACGGCGTCCAAGTCATCCTATTGGTTGGTTATTGCCTGATGAAATGACGAGGATAAACCAGTGTCAAGGTGTCATTCAACGTGAATTTTATGCGCGACCTCAAAAACTTCAGAGACAGGTTTGGCCACCGAGTGAACAACAAAATCAACAACAAGTTATTGATACCGCGCATCATCAAACacttaatagaaataatactttggaaagaattaaaaataataaacctaGTAATCAGAATTTACAGAGAGTGCGTAATGATATGGTTGAAGTTGGTAGTGACGTTACTAATTCTAATGACGTAAAGAATGGTGAACGTGAAGGTGCACAAGCAATacgtgataaattttattcatcttTATATGATACTAACAATCAATAtggtaaagaaaataattttaataattatccgACTAGTAAAACTGTAGTTAATAATGAATCACCAAGTCGCAATACTCCGAACTCATCACCGAGAAATACaagcaataataaaaatacatttattacgACCTTATCAAGGATACATGAAAATGTTACAAGTTTGGctcagcaacaacaacaacaacaacaacagcagcaacaacaccaacaacaacagcaacaacaacaccaacatcaacagcagcaacaacagcaacagaGCTGTCATGAACTTCGAAATGGCACTTCATCGCTGCCTTCATCACCTGGACCAGACAAAAAAACGCCAGATAAATTTCCAGTACCGCCTCAAGGACTTCAAATTGTTTCACGTCGAGCTAAACAATTTGAATCCGGTAGACTACTCAGTGATGATGACGAGCCAACTAGTGATCGTACGAATTTGTACAAAAGTGAGTTGTCAAGGTTATCAAATAAACGAAGTGTACCAAATGTTGCTGTACGAAAACGTGAATTTGAATCAAAAGCTGAATCACATGAAACTAGAAGAATTACTGCTAATCGTGAAAGTAAATCATTAGATTCCG GCAAAGGGTTATCGGGAAATCGAATAATTCCGATAGGCAGCAAATACATCCATTGCGAACCACCTTCGGGTTACAGAGATGATAAAG tcGTTTATATCGTAGAAACACCGGCGATGGATATGGAACCGGTTCGGTTGCGAGCACGAAGTAATAGCGCTGAATCTTGGGAAGCTGTGAACGGAGGAACGACCCGACGAGGCGTCAGACATACCTGGCAGACAGAACCCGAGGATCCGGAGGGTGAAACACGAAACAGCAAGGCTAAGAGACAAGACAGCTATCTTCAGGCTGTTAGAAACCACCTCG ACCGAGAATCTCACGTGATCCAGCAGCGTGAAAGAACAACCGAGGAGTCAAAAATCATGGAACCGAATTCAGTATACCCATCAGCATTATCAGAGGTCATTTCAAGAACAACTCCAAGCAGCATGCCGACCGTAACCATTAGTCCTCCCCAGCCAGTCCGGCCAAATCAACTTCCTATCCCAAACCCTCTGCGTCCTTTAGATAGTCGAGAGAGCTCATTCAATCACCAGCATTTATCATCTGATCAGCAGAATGTGGACGACCAAGAGTCCACTGGCACGACCCTAG cTCCGGGCTCCAATCCAACGTCCAATGATGTGGTTCTAAGGCGACAGAAAAATAGTCAACTCA gcGATGAAGAACGTGCAACAAGACGCGTTTCTTATCTCAAAGCTACGTGGGGTGAACGGATGCATGTGGACAGTGATCTAGAATTGAGTGATACTGAGTCGGTAGTTCAAGCAATACGcag CATACACAGGCGATGGAGACCGCCACTGTTTCCTAGCGACATTACGCCACTTCGGCGTATCTTCGAGGATGTTACTCAAGCTGCATCACTGCACCGCCACTACCATCG TAACAGCATCGCAAATACACATAGTAGTACCGCATGCAGCGCCGGGACGCCGAAGGACGTCGAACCGGTCGAGCGAGAAGGATCCCTTCACGTCAAGTTTACTGTACTTGATGGCAAG agATCTACAGACCGTTCGTGGAAGCAAGTATGGGGCGTTCTTCGTGGTCCTATCCTATACTTTTACAAGGACCGTCACACTCAG agTCCATCTGCAACGAGTGATAGTGACGTAGGACAACATGTCGACGTGAGATGTTCTTTAGTTGACGTAGCTGATGATTACACCAAGAGGAAACATGTATTTCGTGTGGCTAATACAAGTGCGGAAGTGCTTTTACAAACGGACGACGCAGCATCGATGGCACTTTGGCTGAGAGCGCTTCATAAACATGCTGCTGCTGAAAAGCCTTcg gATGGTAATTCAAGTACAACGAAGCAACAAGCTGTGCCACAAACACCTGGACCAACAACACCAAGTAGCGGTAGTCCAGCTGGAGGACAACGTCTAAGTCCATTGCCAGGTCACAAAGGCATTAGAAAATTGACGTCTTTCCGTAATCGTTCGCCAACTGGTCAATCACCTGTTAATAAAACCCGGAAGCCAAGTCAGACAGTAGAACCACTGCAGTCACCGAAATCTAAAACGTGGAAAGGTCGTGTTGCTAAACAACTCAGAAAGATGCATGGCCAGGCTGGTTCACCATCCTCGCCAACAGCCCAATTACAGCCTGAGGGTGCTACTTTCAAAGTTCCCTTGGAATTGTGCCCAGTG TCTTCATTCTCGGAATTTGTACCGTTGATTGTTGAAATGTGCACCAGTATCGTTGAAGCGAGGGGTCTTGAAGTTATTGGAATTTATCGAGTGCCTGGAAATACTGCGGCTATTTCTCAACTTACTGAAAGTGTCAATAAAGgctttgaaaatattaatttacag gaTCCACGATGGAGTGATGTAAATGTTATATCATCTTTATTGAAATCATTCTTCAGACAACTTCCTGACTCATTATTAACAGCCGAGCTTTATCCCATGTTTATTGACGCAGATAAAATAGAAGATCCCCAAAGAAGAATGGCAacaataagaaaattattaagagATTTACCCGAACATCATTTTGaaacacttaaatatttaatgtttcatttgaaaaaagttgTTGAACACAGTGAAGTTAATAAAATGGAAGCTAAAAATTTGGCTATTGTATTTGGGCCAACTCTGGTACGAGCTAGTGGTTCAAGGGATAATATGGTTACTATGGTTACGGACATGTCGCATCAGTGTAGGATTGTCGAGAGCTTATTGAacaat gtCGATTGGTTCTTCTGTGAAGAAGACTTAGACGACTTGAGTAGATTAAGCGTTAACCTGAGTCTTCCTGCCGACGGCAGTGAAGTTGAAACATCAAATACCAATCACAACCTTCTactaaataatattcaaaaagttgaaG GCATGCGTGAAATGGTCTCAGCTAAGGACATTGTATCTTCAATCATATCCGCAGCAAACAGAAAGATACAAAGGCGAAGGAAAGGTCAAGAGGAGCAGGAGAGTGAAGATCACGAAGATGAAAAg aCTAAAGGAAAACAAGACGAATCATTGGGAGTTATTCGACAAAGTATGGCATTGAATGAACGACAATGCTCAGTAAGTGAAATGGTACTGATGCATGAGAATAAAAATCAACCAAACCATACAAATGAAAATATAGATCGTAACACAGTGATCAGTAGTGAAAACACAAGTCCATTAAATAGTTCATCAATATCAAGTAGATCAATGTATCCCGGTAGTCCAGTAAACCAACAACAAGAGCAACAACAtcagcaacagcaacagcagcaacaacaatcGCAACAACTTTCCACCACTTCACTTAGTTTAGACTCTTCACGATTGTCTAGTGACGTTGGTTCTGGTAGTTTGGATACTGTTTCGACAATTTCAAATCTATCAAACGAAACAAAACAGAGTAACGACGAAGTGGCAATACGTACATATGCCGGATTAAGTGCGACGACCCAAGAACGAATACGTAGATTTGAGCAAGAAACAAAAGCAATGTTGCAACGTGACCAGCATCGGCAGAGACGTGAAGCTGAGAAACGTGAAGAAGAACGACGGAGAATTGAAATGGAATGGCAACTTGCCAAAAGAGAGATGGAGAATGATGATATCCTTGATGGGATCATAGACACAGCAGTTGGAACCCCTTATCTTACTGATCGAATGTCGAATTTAAATGACAGGCTTGCTGAGAGATCTAGTGTTGATAGCAATGGTACTGATAGCCACAGGTCGAAATCTACCACGAGATTGACCCCATTATCTATAGCTGTACAGCAGCAACCTACTGCACGACAGAAAGCACAAGCTACCAATCAATTGACTAATATTATAGGCGATAAAATCAATAAtggtattattaaaaaattcaagacaGATAAAGAG tcATCAGTGGAGTCATTGGCACCAACTCGTTACGGCAGTTTAGATTCTCTCCATGAAGTCCACACATCACCATCACCATCACATCAAACTCGCGGCATATCAGGCGACATTTCAGACGATG GCACACAGCAACCCCGAGTTTTTGGTGCTTCATATCGTCCCATCTACACGGTTCTGCAGGCGCCAGTTGCGCCTCCACGAAGACACCGGCCCCACAACCACCCGAACCCCGTACCGTCACCGACCCCACAACCACCACCTGCTCTGCAGCATCATCCTCATCATCACCACCACCGTTACAACTCTCCGAGCCAAGGGTGTCAGAGTCAGGGCTCGGGTCCGGGTCGTCCTCCAAGACTTTGA